From a single Labrenzia sp. PHM005 genomic region:
- a CDS encoding DUF2764 family protein, with protein MSNPHQYIALVASLPHLGKLFSRKDVPISQYRLRQRLAMLTPDHGELIKDVVEVTAWAGVAKYDDDADVIKRAKEVVGELKEYPDLQHLVQSRMETRTLIAALRRRREGQDTAGNIEAWGYGRWCGAIKSNWTDPAFGLGHFMPWIGEAHRLMQAEDHIAMERLVLTEVFRQLAHYETVHEFDFEAVCIYVLRWVIVQRWSEYNASDARDRLEKLVAAALSPETGETSDAVADGIFTEISSSLEGVPS; from the coding sequence TTGCCCTGGTGGCCAGCTTGCCGCATCTGGGCAAGCTCTTTTCGCGCAAAGACGTGCCGATATCCCAATACCGGTTGCGCCAACGCCTTGCCATGCTGACGCCCGATCACGGTGAGCTGATCAAAGATGTTGTCGAGGTGACAGCCTGGGCTGGTGTAGCCAAATATGACGACGATGCGGATGTGATCAAACGCGCAAAAGAGGTGGTAGGCGAGCTGAAGGAGTATCCGGACCTGCAGCATCTCGTCCAAAGCCGCATGGAAACGCGCACGTTGATTGCCGCCCTGCGCCGCCGCCGGGAGGGTCAGGACACTGCCGGCAATATCGAGGCATGGGGATACGGCCGCTGGTGCGGTGCGATCAAGTCCAATTGGACCGATCCAGCCTTTGGTCTTGGGCATTTCATGCCCTGGATTGGCGAAGCGCACCGGTTGATGCAGGCGGAAGATCACATCGCCATGGAACGTCTGGTTCTAACCGAAGTTTTCCGGCAACTCGCCCATTATGAGACCGTGCATGAGTTCGATTTTGAAGCGGTCTGTATCTACGTCCTGCGCTGGGTGATCGTGCAGCGCTGGTCTGAATACAATGCAAGTGACGCCCGGGACCGGCTCGAGAAACTTGTAGCTGCTGCGCTATCTCCAGAAACCGGCGAAACATCAGATGCCGTTGCAGACGGTATTTTCACAGAGATCTCTTCATCCCTTGAGGGAGTTCCTTCATGA